The window TTAAAATGCTTACGTTTTAGACAgcatattttctgtttttgctcaatttctccaacaaaaatcattccaaacacatgTGTTTCACAGCGACTTGCTgacacctactggcggttttaatttcacattcaaagtatcttttcacttttaaaataatttcaaattttcaaataattTGTTTAGTAACGacctaaatgtatttattattattccaaatgactgattaaatgtaatgATGCACACttggctttataaaggtaaaaatctatttaaacttattgaaAAAGAACAATTTCTATCACTTctgtgaactgaccacacagaatAACTTAGAAGTCAGTACAATAGTCCTTAAGCACAATAACACAaacagcaaaatattgtctaattatcgctatcaataaaatcccagaaaatattgcaatattttatttttgtcaatATTGCACAGCCCTGAACAAAAtaaagcattgcttggtaattggtcaacaaagtattgatagttgtgtaaatatggatgattgtaatccattacatacctttctatcaaagttatctgacatttaaaatgacatttaagtttAAAATGGGATTCACATCAGAAACTTGCGTGCACTGCTCACAAAATAGCCCGGACACATATATCCACGCCACATGGCACTGCCCACCCATTAAACAATTCTGGGAAGATGTTACTGAATCCCTATCCCACCTCCTGGGTTGTCACATCCCATTATCCCCTTCACTCTGTCTACTGGGCGATCTATCAACACTTAATcaggaaataacaaacaaaaggataCTCCTCATAGCTCTAGCCATTGCCAAGAAAACTATCTTCTTGAACTGGAAATCCCGAAACACCATTCACATAACACACTGGAAAAATTTGCTTACAGAATACATCTCCCTAGAATATTTTTCATCTCCATATACATCAGAATCGCAACATCCAACATCAGACCTCAGTCAACTCTTACAAATCTGACACACTTATCTTtaagtattcacaaaatattattcatatttatataaggtattagtaacatgagtgttttcattattattatttttattattattaatattaatattattattattattattattattattgttgttttcatttattgtatcactatatcagagaaacattgaaaagtaataaattgatgggatgatgttttgtatggacggtaacagttttctgaagattacatcattaaatatacataattaaaaatttataaatataaataaattaaaactgcaccCAACAAATACCACCCATGTTTTTAATGCACCACATATTGATTTTAATGCACCGCACTCTTCTTTTAATGCACCACTTGAATTCAAACTTACATACATCATATGATGTCTACAATGTTGCCTTGAATGGAAAAAACACACTGACACAGAAGCTCGGATAGGTGTGGTATGTGTTGGGTATGGTtcattagtatattttcctgcatacatatatttagataactactattgtgattatatcattattattatcatcattattattattattattattaatagtaatagtactgttgccttcatcacaaaacatcgtcacaaaatatcattgttacaactcaaactttactattgttattaatactactattattattattattattattattaatttatttatttatttatttatttttattattattatttattattagtattattttattattataattattgatattactgttaccatcatcacaacatcatactgtaatcaccatccttgggattattgctgttattattattattattatgattactgttattattgatattactgttactgtcatcacaaaatattaaccATATCATCATTGTCATGTCATTGTTACTCCGATTTATggccatttctattatttttgaacatgctaatactacctatactgctactactacttgtacattattattattattcagattgtcttgttctcatttctcatttattatcattgttgtttttttgttgttttttttgttgttgttagtatagttttttgtttgtttttgttttttgttggtattgtttctgttgttgttgtttctgtttctgcatttaccatgtatgtttttgcactccaaataaaaaaaaaaaaaaaaaaaaaaaaaaaagttatctgacattatcaagataagTTGGTTCTGACACAGTTGAACACAgttaagttcttgtcatattttattatcattttctaaactatagcgattaaactgtgataatgttagaaatgttgaaggtgtccgaataaattttggtttgactgtaaatcaTCATCAATATGCACACATGTTCTAATTTCATCACCTAATGATTAAAATATGAGTATCAACAGgcataaaataaatcataatttctttaaatGTGACTTGAGAGTTCTaattcattagctgctataggttgtaactagaagaataacaagtaaacagtaaaactatttGCACTGTAAATTAATGTGTTTATGATTATGGTAATAAATTAAATTGATAGAAaataccagtttgcaatatcaagcaacaaaacTGTTTTTGTACAACTAAAATAACTGGAATCGACTGACACAGCAAGCATTGCACATTCAAGTTaaaaatgtctgcacctgttctTGTGGTAAAAATAAGTTGTATAAGTATAAACAAAGTTTGTCTGTGCAGGATAAAAATAACATGTTAACTTGTTATTTTTAGCAAATTGCCTTCATAATTGTAGACATATTAATGTGGTCAAGAAGATACATGTTTAATTTAGTTGTTTGCATTGgcaagttttcaccagtttcaacttaaacacTTActtttagcagctgccttaaaatgttaagttaaatcagcttaagtcatttaaagtcacaagttaaatcaactcatttggattttaataagttaaaatgacttcttgttttaagctgatttaacttaaaaacttaaggcagctgctgaacttaggtttttaagttgaatctggtgaaaactttttacaatgCAGGGTTAcatttaagaactgtttactgaaaggttctttgggaaaccaaaaatggttctgctaatggcatcactgtgaaagcCTCATTtcggaacatttatttttaagagtacaaGCTTACAAATGTGTCAGCATCAAAGAATGGCTAAATCGAATCCTTCTTTGTAAATGTATTTGCTTTAAGAGtaaatgttttgatgttttgAGTTTGTTTACTTCTTAAAGACATATGTTGTTATTAATTCAAGACTCTTCATAGCTAATCTAATAAATCATAGATTTAAAGCTCTGCTTTGAAGTAATTTGATTCTCACTGAACtcagattttatttttcagtttcagTAATAGGCGAGCCTTTGGAAACCCTTCCTGCTGAGCTAAAATAAAGTACGCTGGAATCCTTCAGGGTTACATGTCTAAAATAACAGCTTTCAAACTTGACTGATTCTTAAAAGGAGCAGTGATCTAATAGCAACCAGCAGCACAGATCTTAGCAACATGTTAAGCCGCTTAATTTGGCTTGTGTAGTttgagagatagacagacagggaTGTTAATGAATGGACAGCTTTCAACACTGAATAGATTTAACAGAGCACCCTGATGTGATTTACagattacaaaaataaattagaaaaaaaaatagcttgGGTTTTTCATCCCAAATACAACACTACAACAACAAACACTAGCTATTGTATTCTGTTTTGAGTGATTAATAGCTGGTGTTTACTAAAAATTCCTAATTCATCTGATAAAAGGATCAAGACATTTGTCACTGTATTTGTCAGGGAAAAATGATTTGCTTCATTTAATCCCTGCTGCTGTGAAGGGGGACAGTGGAAAACAGGCCGCTGAATATAACATGGTCTTTAATGCTGGGCACTTGGGCAGACAGCTGAGCTGAGATCAAGTCACATGGGATTTGGCATCCGCAGTAAATGGGACAGTGTTGCATAACTGCTGTTATACAGTGAAGTCCCTTAAAGGGGACAGAGATTATTCATAGtgacatttattttacagtgtattatAATATGTGTTAAAGAGACATTATGTTATGCTGACTAACTTGCTGActaatattttttccatttattttacagttgattgcaatttataaaaattacagttTAGTTTTATTGATAAATTCTTATAAATTGATCGCAAATTCATTGTAAGTAGTAGTTATTTTTAGTTGTATTGGTTGTTGTTTAATTGGCCATGCTAATTGTCCctattttgacatttattttaacttttctgTCATCTAacaatcacttaaaaaaaaacaattttaaaggaattagttcacttccagaataaaaatttcctgataaattactcaaccccatgtcatccaagatgttcatgtctgtcttcagttgaaaagaaatgaaggtttttgaggaaaacattccaggatttttctccatatagtggcttTAAATGGGAGCCAATAAGTTAaacgtccaaattgcagtttcagtgcagcttcaaaggtggTCTACAAgatcctagccaaggaataagggtcttatgcaGCAAAACTAttgttcattttcttaaaaaaaacaaaacaaaaacatttatatactttttaaccacaagtgcttgtcttgcactagctctgtgatgttcgggttttcattttcaaattttcattccaacgtgattacataatgtgttGAAAAGTTGAGCAAgtgtaagacaagcatttgtggttaaaaagtatataaattattttttttttttagaaaatgacagctccccattgaacatttcaggatttctctccatataatggacttctatggtgcccgcaagtttgaacttccaaaatgcagtttaaatgcagcttcaaagggctctaaatgatcatatccaagaaagaagggtcttatctagtgaaatgatcagttgttttctaaaaaaaaaaattgcctatatactttttaacctcaaatgctcatcttttctagctctgtgtgtactctgtgtattccggttcaagacagttagggtatgtcgaaaaaactcccatctcattttctcctccaacgtcGAAAACCTTCcttccattttggaagttcagactcgggggcaccatggaagtccactatatggaaagaaatcctgaaatgttttcctcaaaaagcataatttctttacgactgaagaaagaaagacattaacatcttggatgacaagtgggtgagtaaattatattttatttttgttcttgaagtgaatTCTCTTTTAATCTTTCTGACACGTGTTGCAGTTTCTTTTCAGCTTCTCATACATGACCACGGCTCTTAAAAGTTTTGTGATACAAACATTTAGTTCTATTACATTATGCTCTGTGTTGCTTCTTATGCACACAAACATGTGTATGGACGACCCCTTAAAATCAACAAGCATGTCATTCACAGACTGAATCTTAGCTTCTGTTTATAGTCAGATTTTGACATGTTTAAATGAAGGGCTTTCCCCACCAACTTATGCATAAGATGCACTCACTGCATTTACTTCAACATCAGTGTCCATAGAAAGAAACTCCTCTCTCTTACTGTAGCTGCACAACCCATGTTACCAGAAAGCTGTTTGAGAACCTGCAATCATTAGGCCTCCATGCTTTCTCAATGAGGAACTACTACCCACAAAGCTCTGATTCACTTTTAGTCATGCAGCGCTTGTGAAGTATGCTACCAAATAACTTCCTAAACGTTTAGATAATGTGTGGTTGGGTGTAGATAGCCAACGAGTTTTGGAggtgttgttttttttctcagtactCAGTCGTAATTCCCACTGAATCATGCTCCTTTTGCCTTCTGACGGCCCCTTTTGTGTTGAAATGCACCATTATTCAGTGGACTAAACTGACTAAACAGAGCTTGATTGTTTACTTGCGGTTGGTCCAGTTAGAGTTGTTTTCATCAGATCATCACAGCTCAGTAGTGGtttgtctatttttatttgtagGATGTTTAACTCCTGCACAAACTACTTCAAAATATCAAGCAGTTAAATTTGAAGGTTGGCAAGAAATTCAAATTCCAGCCAACAGACTTCTCTATGGTTAGACATGCTGGACTTTTTTAATCATTTAGTTAGCTTAAAACCAATTTTTATGAATCTGTATGTtacaatatggaaaaaaaatgtgttgctactagggctgggcgatatggcaaaaatgtaatctcgataattttttcccatatttaacgataacgatatatattccgatataagctgttgatgttgccagctttaaaatagtatcccaacaatgactaaagtcacaaaaattaaagggttcattaaattacattttaaagtatagtttattaacaaaaacagattacagatttggccttaaaacaccttactaaaataaatttaaaaaaataaaagttgtgacagagtatggtaaatgagagtaaatgtacaaaatgtaaacataaaatgattgtaaaaacatcatttgtaacacaattatttatttctttattattattaacacatttagaggcaaccactgcattttaaaacaatctacagtataaataacaaaaaattacgacaacgttctttcttaatcgtattaagtgcagacaattcagccataatcaaagtaggctactctctaaatattccaagtgcaaatagagaccgaatatttcaagcatgatacacaacctattatagcctacatactaataacagcctagatatgtcatgtagcctaatttgcgtgcattggggagtcactctctaaataagggggattaaaattgcttttgaatgcgcgtgcgtgttttgctttcggtttcagttttaacaatcgcgccaaactctcagctgagctgagagtcacttttcagatagccaaaccacttatacaacggaattcgtgctaccttttttgtcgacaatttcaacatctttggataataactcgaggttagattcactttcgtcgctgcttttttttttttttgtcgtcctggtgttaagtttgcttcgcaaagtgcggtaggaacactgatctataatagagaactgtattgctcatgacgtcataaaagtgaagccactgcgccgccatattagtattccctagtattcgcatacattctaTTGAGTAAATaggaaattataatattttattgagaaaacatcgCATAACAAGTCAacgtttttatatctgaagtctcactgtacattttcacaaggcaaacgtcctaagcatgtaaacggttatttgtttactgttgggaattccctctgcttattaaaaatgtacgttcatagcctacattacagtcacgtacatgttagtaaatcattacagaatttgcttatctgaagagtctgaaatagatgttgctcaatcaggcacattaaaaatacacaccatgaCTCGGAGAATATATCACTGACTACAAATGGTACGgacataagctttatttcaaagatttgaatttcaatacaacgagcaatatagtaacagagacttgtattgtattatttactgtataatcaaatcaatttcagatactaataccagatatatggtactgtgtattatttcctgcataattaggtacataaagaaatatatttagtgttggaTCAGTTATGTTACCCGTCTCTGTaagtgcgcagctgacacacccacctggacgatttcaatatatcgcttatccagcccgaaaagaccataaacattccagaaaacatcttaagtaaaaattaatttactacacatatcctaaaaactaatcctgtgtgaaagatacgcttcaaatcgggtgattttaggtcagcaatttacatgtgactcaatggcgctctctgcaggtagggaatagtaagatggcggatcgaacacttccggtggcttcactgcctaacggcagtttagaacgcaatgagcaatccagtcattatatagatcagtgggtaggaaatgaactttgtactttgacgtgcacgctgcacgctgattggctgttgtcgcatatttctgctgtgtgattggctcttagattaatccatatcgagcaaaaaatgtctagagcttatcatagttattaacataaattttatcgcgattcgatatgatatcgtttatcggccagCCCTAGTTGCTACTTTGTTTTCATCATGATTTTAaaagattactccacttccagaatgaaaatttcctggtaattttTTTGCcgtcatgtcatccaagatattcatgtctttctttcttcagtcgccaagaaattgtgtttttttgaggaaaatattccaggatttttctctatatagtggacttcaattctggccagtgggttgaaggttgTCTaataactaggggtgggcatagattaattttttaaatctagattaatctagattaaatcttggaattaatctagattaatctagattaaaatggctaatttgaattctgctgaaggcattcagaatatgtgtgctacccaaataatgactaaacatgttacaccgtacttttattttgacaggttgccgtgaagtttctgtgtatacagtatgacatgatgcgagttttctcaaatgaaacggtataagtgacactcacagcagttttggagattgagtttatctgttcatgtgagatgcaaatgccaaaaattaccgggagcgtcacgtgtgtttcagtatgcgtgtagtaaaagcgcgtctccaccattcatagtatgaatttcatacatacagctaggcaaacggaacataccggattcatattaaaacggtctttttgcatttcagttttcacagacactagtccatatcgcgatttgaattaagtgacagaccatatttgatttatgaatccaaaaaacgacgaatttacgtggcatttcgcgctatagtagattcggtttttatgaatgaaggacgacgtgatccggtctgtgttttggcggaggagacataaacgcgcgaccatattctatagtctttggtatatatccgcgttaaactatcaaggtgaaagtcatcatagcttgcgtagtttagaccagctcccaacccaattttgagaatagattaacggcgatattttttttatcgcccgataaaagtctcacgttaacgcagcacgttaacgccgataacggcccaccactactaataaccgatcatttcagtataagacccttattccttgactggagtcatgtagagctttttgaagctgcattgaaactgcattttttttaccattgaagtccactatatggagaaaaatcctggaatattttctttgcgactgaagaaagaataacatgaagtggagtaatcctttaatgtaCTTATCGCTTTACAAATGCTGCTGCACTGAATATTTAAAACTAACCAGTTATAGTATTTTATATCAAAATAATATCAgattgtttaattcatttaaaatcagataaaattaataattattttatcctCTATTCTATTGAAATCAATGTCAACTGAGATACTGCACTCCAAACTGGTTGCTTACAAATTTCCATAATATTTATGATGCTTTAGTTTTCACTAGTTGTACATTTTAACCtttttgtttttctgtcaatatcaGGAATCCAGTGAGGGAAGGAGACATGTCCCAGGACAAGCCAACCTACCCTATAATGGGGGAGAACAACCCCCTTCACAACAACGTCTATGGGCCACCCAAAACTGATGCCTTTGGAATGCCTCCACCTAATTATAGCCAGGGTCCTGGGGCACCTCCGTATGTGGCACCAGGACCCTATGCCCAGCCCGGTTACGGACAACCTCCAGCACCAGGGTTCGGGCCTGGTCCATACCCACAGATGCCATTTCCACAGATGCCATACCCACAGCAGCCCTACGCTCAGGGGCCTTATGCTCAGGGGCCATACCCTCAGGGTCCATATCAGCAGGGGACCGGACAGCCTGCCTTTGGTGTAGATCCTAATGGTAAGTACCAATAGGACATTTccagaaaataactttttatactaaaaattcacccaaaaacgaaaattctgacattaattactcaccctcatgtcattttaaacctgAAATAccttcatctttagaacacaaattaagatatttctgagctttttgaccctgcatagacagaaacacaaATGACACGTTGAAGACCTAGAAagatagtaagaacatcattaaagtccatgtgacatcagtgattcaaccgtaattttctgaagctacgagaatactttttgtgtgcagagaaaacaaaaataatgactataTTCAGCAATTTCCtaatagctttataacattacagttgaatcactgatgactattttaatgatgtccttactagctttctgggtcttcaacgtgtcagttgcattgctgtctatgcagggattAGAAAGCTCTTAGTTtgagtcttacaggtttggaatgacatgagggtgagtaattaatgacagaattttcatttttgggtgaactatccctttaaggatttTGCTAAAAAATCTTGTACACAGGTTGACCAATAAGCCTCGGTGTTACTCTCTTAAGAGTAGTGAGTGGTGTCCCCGCTGAAGTCAGGTGTTGTCAGGTTGAGTAAGCTTGTTTAGTCCGTGTACTCCGTCCTCCTGAGGGTTATTTAAGGTGAAGTGCTTTGCCTGAGCGATTCAACAAACGGTTACTAGCTCTGCGAAGGCCTAAAATGTATCATTTGTTCCTTTCTTACCTCATCCCTAGTCCCTGCTGTAACAATTAGGATGTCTTTTCAGTGGTATTATTACGAGGTCTTGTTGGTGCTGCTGGTGTAGATGCTATAAAATGTGCTTTCCTTTCCAAACCTATAAAACTGTTCAAATCTGTCCCGTACTTCAGTTTTCCATTTCTGTGGTGTTTTATTGAGCGAACATACTGGACTAATTTAAATACATTAGAAGTTTCTAACATATATTAGATTTCACTCATCACAtgtattattttgattttttttgttggaCAGCTTCTATGGACAGCCCTGGATACCACGGTGGAGATGGACCCCCCTCTTATTATGGCAATGATGAGTTTTCAAACTCTGGCTGGGAAGATAAAAGTATCCGACAGGCCTTCATTAGAAAGGTAAGCAGAAACGAATTCAGGtggtatgtttatttatttatatgatttGAAAGGATTTGGTCGAAAGAGTCTAGTGATCTATGTAAAGCAGCATACTCACAGATAAATGACTAATATGTTTATTAAACACAGTTACTGGAATGAATAAAGCAATTTAACTAATGGTCTTATCAAAGATGTAAATATTGTATGTAGCAGTACAGTGTGTCAAAGCCATCACTGTTTTGTTACTCTCTTTATAGGTGTTTATGGTCTTGACCGTGCAGCTGTTGATCACCTTCTCTTTTGTTGCCCTCTTCACCTTTTCAACTGACGTCAAAGTGTTTGTACGGAGAAATCAGTGGACGTACTATGTGTCCTACGCTATCTTCTTTGTTTCACTGATCGTTCTCAGCTGCTGTGGAGAGTTTCGCCGCAAACACCCATGGAACCTAGTGGCACTGGTACAACTGCCTATGCTTATACATTATTTAgtgtttttcttctacactgtaCAATAAAATGCAGTAATGTTTTTATGattagtgaccctggaccacaaaactagtcttaagtagcacaggtatgtttgtagcaatagccaaaaatacatgggtcacaattatcgatttttcttttatgccaaaaatcattaggatattaagtaaagatcatgttcagtgaagatgttttgtaaatttcctaccataaatatatcagaacttttttgattagtaatatgcattgctaagaacttcatttggacaactttaaaggcgattttctcaatatttagatttttcgcaccctcagtttacagatattcaaatagttgtacccatacatcaatggaaagcttatttatccagatttcagatgatgtatcaatctcaattttgaaaaattgacacttatgactagttttgtggtccagggtcacatttgtgaacaAGAAACATTAGTTGTTtgcattattttaaatgttttagtaTATAGTTAACTCTTTAAGTTTACATTTCAGTTTGGGCTTCTTTACTCTGTACTGATTGACCCATTCCCgtatttctttctctttctcagtCCATCCTGACCCTGAGTCTGTCCTATATGGTTGGAATGGTTGCCAGCTTCTATGATACAGATGCAGTCATCATGGCAGTGGGCATCACTGCGGTGGTCTGCTTCACAGTTGTGCTTTTCTCACTGCAGGTTTGTTTGCTCAATACTGTTTAACTGTAGATATCCCACAATGTtcctttgtttgtttaattttatacACACTTTGTTCAACATCTCATGATTAGAATGATTACATGTAAAGATTTAAAAGCAAAGTTAACATTTATAGACCTTTCCATTTTTTAACAACAGCGAATTAGTTTCAGAGCTTTTAAGATCTTGTGTCTCTTGTGCATCCTTTACAAGCGGTAACTAACACTAATCTACATTGTCcttctttttttcaaaaacagaGCAAATATGACTTCACCTCCTGCTATGGTGTTCTTTTTGTCTGTCTGATTGTCCTGCTCCTGGCCTCTTTCCTCTGCATCTTCATCCAAAACAAAATTCTCCACATTGTCTACGCCTCGCTTGGGGCTCTGCTGTTCACTTGTGTAAGTACCACCATCAACAGTTTTTTACAGAAATCTTATTAAGACTGTTGATTTCATCAGACCTTATGTTCTTCAAATAGTTCTTATCTTGCATTATTGATCACTTTTAAAACCTTTGGCATTGTAGCTGTCAATTTATTGAAAAGAAGTGTAAAGTTGTACATTGAGCTGCTCTGGTTAGATTTAGTGCACTTTTATCTCTTCGGCAAACACAATAAAATGCCAAAATAGAACACTGCAATGATTTAAGCATGAGACACCACTGCTTTCTCATTGGTCTGGACTAATGGCTGGACCGAGGCTTTGCTATTACACATTAAGATATGTGACtattagattaaaaataaataacatttcaaaaaCAAGATCTGTAGTGTTTGGATGGCTTGTTTGATCAGTAGCATACTGATTTGGTGAACATATATCTTTCACAAGTTGAAACCTGCACCTGCTATTATAGTTTGATCATTTCCTATCCTAACGTGATTATCCTTTGTCAAAACAGTGTAAGAATTGTTATGTCTCTGTTGTAAGGTACATGTAATAAACGGTTTACCATCTGTCCCAAACTGGGTCACCAAACGTTTGAAATGTCCAATTTTCCAGTCTGAGTGCTGTATTAAATCTTATGTCTTTTGGAGCAGCAAGATTAAGCATTTGGAAGTGAAATTGTTGGACCATCAGGAAATTACAGTAGAGTTCTTGGATAAACCCTTCAGAAAATTATGATGTGCAGTACCTTTTAAAAGTTTGGATTGctaagtctcttatgctcctTAAGGCTCCTTATATTTgctattttgtgaaatattattacaatttaaaataaccttttctatttggaatatattttaaaatgtaatttattcctgtgatggcaaagctgaattttcagcagccattattccagtcttcagtgtcacatggtcctttagaaagcattctaatatgctgatttggtgcttaagaaagatttcttattataattaatgctgaaaacagctgtggtgcttttgatcaatttctttcaggattctttgatgaatagaaagttccaaaaaacaaattttatttt of the Garra rufa chromosome 17, GarRuf1.0, whole genome shotgun sequence genome contains:
- the grinaa gene encoding glutamate receptor, ionotropic, N-methyl D-aspartate-associated protein 1a (glutamate binding) codes for the protein MSQDKPTYPIMGENNPLHNNVYGPPKTDAFGMPPPNYSQGPGAPPYVAPGPYAQPGYGQPPAPGFGPGPYPQMPFPQMPYPQQPYAQGPYAQGPYPQGPYQQGTGQPAFGVDPNASMDSPGYHGGDGPPSYYGNDEFSNSGWEDKSIRQAFIRKVFMVLTVQLLITFSFVALFTFSTDVKVFVRRNQWTYYVSYAIFFVSLIVLSCCGEFRRKHPWNLVALSILTLSLSYMVGMVASFYDTDAVIMAVGITAVVCFTVVLFSLQSKYDFTSCYGVLFVCLIVLLLASFLCIFIQNKILHIVYASLGALLFTCFLAVDTQLLLGNKKLAISPEEYVYAALNLYTDIINIFLYILAIVGRTKE